A genomic region of Clavibacter michiganensis subsp. insidiosus contains the following coding sequences:
- a CDS encoding mechanosensitive ion channel family protein translates to MDLSMVCCGDGSFFSTWGDLIKVVSYIAGGLLLRLILLVVIRQTVDRIVSGVKKRQNVDDTQSIQASPLTAVRVVQRTRTLGSVLSNITTVVIVVIVIASVLSVVAPDVTSSLALLTAALGAGLGFGAQNIVKDILNGLFMVVEDQLGVGDVVDVGPATGVVETVGIRITTLRDVNGTLWFVRNGEILRVGNMSQGWARVVIDLAVPYDTDVQAVQERMLATATELASTPKWRSRIVEKPELWGIESISESAVVIRVVVKTRSNARDDVSRELRGRLKASLDAMGVTLPSLTAVVLTGFDSAASVGGAHPPRTASTPVQQPEQPAPRKRAARKVAQRQPGSPAAGSVSPVVRGAAGSRPDPRATRMIPAQDPAPARDADPDEDEVTATWTVLPEDPATAPSPEGTTDTGAGSEAAAPAKPPRAPRQPRKPATPPEES, encoded by the coding sequence ATGGACCTGAGCATGGTGTGCTGCGGCGACGGCTCGTTCTTCTCCACGTGGGGGGACCTCATCAAAGTCGTCTCCTACATCGCCGGCGGACTCCTGCTCCGCCTGATCCTCCTCGTCGTCATACGGCAGACCGTCGACCGCATCGTCTCGGGCGTCAAGAAGCGGCAGAACGTCGACGACACGCAGTCGATCCAGGCATCGCCGCTCACGGCCGTCCGCGTCGTGCAGCGCACCCGGACCCTCGGCAGCGTGCTGAGCAACATCACCACTGTCGTCATCGTCGTGATCGTCATCGCGAGCGTGCTCTCGGTCGTCGCGCCCGACGTCACCAGCTCCCTCGCCCTCCTCACCGCCGCACTCGGCGCCGGCCTCGGCTTCGGCGCGCAGAACATCGTCAAGGACATCCTCAACGGCCTGTTCATGGTCGTGGAGGACCAGCTCGGCGTGGGCGACGTCGTCGACGTGGGGCCCGCGACGGGCGTCGTCGAGACCGTCGGCATCCGCATCACGACCCTCCGCGACGTCAACGGCACGCTCTGGTTCGTGCGCAACGGCGAGATCCTCCGCGTCGGCAACATGTCGCAGGGCTGGGCGCGCGTCGTCATCGACCTCGCCGTCCCCTACGACACCGACGTGCAGGCCGTGCAGGAGCGCATGCTCGCGACCGCCACGGAGCTCGCGTCCACCCCGAAGTGGCGCTCGCGCATCGTCGAGAAGCCCGAGCTGTGGGGCATCGAGTCGATCTCGGAGTCGGCCGTCGTGATCCGCGTGGTCGTCAAGACCCGCAGCAACGCGCGCGACGACGTCTCCCGCGAGCTCCGGGGCCGGCTCAAGGCGAGCCTCGACGCGATGGGCGTCACCCTGCCGTCGCTCACCGCCGTCGTGCTCACCGGCTTCGACAGCGCGGCGAGCGTGGGCGGCGCGCACCCGCCGCGCACCGCGTCGACGCCCGTGCAGCAGCCCGAGCAGCCGGCTCCCCGCAAGCGCGCCGCCCGGAAGGTCGCGCAGCGGCAGCCCGGATCCCCGGCCGCCGGCTCCGTCTCCCCCGTCGTCCGCGGCGCCGCCGGCTCCCGCCCCGACCCGCGCGCGACGCGGATGATCCCCGCGCAGGACCCGGCACCCGCCCGGGACGCGGACCCGGACGAGGACGAGGTCACCGCGACCTGGACCGTCCTCCCCGAGGACCCCGCGACCGCGCCGTCGCCCGAGGGGACGACCGACACGGGTGCGGGATCCGAGGCCGCCGCTCCCGCGAAGCCGCCGCGCGCGCCGCGCCAGCCGCGGAAGCCTGCTACGCCGCCCGAGGAGTCCTGA
- a CDS encoding globin: MADLLASSFYDDVGGRPTFEKLVREFYRGVADDPVLVAMYPEEDLEGAIQRLTGFLEQYWGGPTTYSDERGHPRLRMRHMPFRVNPDARDRWLAHMRVAVDSLDLPPMHEAQLWDYLERAAHAMVNTFDES; the protein is encoded by the coding sequence ATGGCCGACCTGCTCGCGAGCTCGTTCTACGACGACGTCGGCGGCCGCCCCACCTTCGAGAAGCTGGTCCGCGAGTTCTACCGGGGCGTGGCCGACGATCCCGTGCTCGTCGCGATGTACCCGGAGGAGGACCTCGAGGGCGCGATCCAGCGCCTCACCGGGTTCCTCGAGCAGTACTGGGGCGGTCCCACGACCTACAGCGACGAGCGAGGCCACCCGCGGCTGCGGATGCGGCACATGCCGTTCCGCGTCAACCCGGACGCGCGCGATCGCTGGCTCGCGCACATGCGCGTGGCCGTCGACTCGCTCGACCTGCCGCCGATGCACGAGGCGCAGCTCTGGGACTACCTCGAGCGGGCCGCGCACGCGATGGTCAACACGTTCGACGAGTCCTGA
- a CDS encoding acyl-CoA thioesterase — MTDHASDIPDDGPLAGLLTALDLTDTGARTSEDISTGPSQWMPMGRVFGGQVLAQSLVAAMRTTDADRRPHSMHGYFLRPGDVTKPITFSVDRIHDGRSFSTRRTQAYQDGRPILSMIASFQDADEGLEHQAPMPEGIPEPEWLPSARDVLSRIDHPVAAHWANDRPFDMRHVEQPVYFGAAPERVAHQAVWIRAIGRLPDDPAVHLASLAYASDYSILESIYRRHGLSWATPGMKAASLDHAMWFHRFGRADEWMLYVQESTSAQGGRGLSLGRIYSRDGVLLASVAQEGMVRVPLADRA, encoded by the coding sequence ATGACCGACCACGCATCCGACATCCCGGACGACGGCCCGCTCGCCGGGCTCCTCACCGCCCTCGACCTCACCGACACGGGTGCGCGCACGAGCGAGGACATCTCCACCGGGCCGTCGCAGTGGATGCCGATGGGCCGCGTCTTCGGCGGCCAGGTCCTCGCGCAGTCCCTCGTCGCCGCCATGCGCACCACGGACGCCGACCGCCGCCCGCACAGCATGCACGGCTACTTCCTCCGCCCCGGCGACGTCACGAAGCCCATCACGTTCTCGGTCGACCGCATCCACGACGGGCGCTCGTTCTCGACCCGCCGCACGCAGGCGTATCAGGACGGCCGGCCGATCCTCTCCATGATCGCGTCGTTCCAGGACGCGGACGAGGGCCTCGAGCACCAGGCGCCCATGCCCGAGGGGATCCCCGAGCCGGAGTGGCTGCCGAGCGCGCGCGACGTGCTGTCGCGCATCGACCACCCCGTCGCCGCGCACTGGGCCAACGACCGCCCCTTCGACATGCGCCACGTCGAGCAGCCGGTCTACTTCGGCGCCGCCCCGGAGCGCGTCGCGCACCAGGCCGTGTGGATCCGCGCCATCGGCCGCCTCCCCGACGACCCGGCCGTGCACCTCGCCTCCCTCGCCTACGCGAGCGACTACTCGATCCTCGAGTCCATCTACCGCAGGCACGGCCTCTCCTGGGCGACGCCCGGCATGAAGGCCGCGAGCCTCGATCACGCGATGTGGTTCCACCGCTTCGGGCGCGCGGACGAGTGGATGCTCTACGTGCAGGAGTCGACGAGCGCCCAGGGCGGCCGCGGCCTCTCCCTCGGCCGCATCTACTCGCGCGACGGCGTGCTGCTCGCGAGCGTGGCGCAGGAGGGCATGGTCCGGGTCCCGCTCGCGGACCGCGCCTGA
- a CDS encoding acyl-CoA thioesterase yields the protein MTRVHVPIHLRWADLDAYDHVNNVEVLRLLEEARVRAFWRGEDDGVDAGLALIDASAGASTMTLIARQEVEYLLPISYGRRPLDVQVWLGRLGGSSFEACYELRSPAGVEPAALYARASTTIVLVDAATGRPRRITEDERAAWAEYVEEPVAFSRRG from the coding sequence GTGACCCGAGTCCACGTCCCGATCCACCTCAGGTGGGCGGACCTCGACGCCTACGACCACGTGAACAACGTGGAGGTCCTGCGGCTCCTGGAGGAGGCGCGGGTCCGCGCCTTCTGGCGGGGCGAGGACGACGGCGTGGACGCGGGTCTCGCGCTCATCGACGCGTCCGCGGGCGCGTCGACCATGACCCTGATCGCGCGGCAGGAGGTCGAGTACCTGCTGCCCATCTCCTACGGGAGGCGTCCGCTCGACGTGCAGGTGTGGCTGGGGCGGCTCGGCGGGTCCAGCTTCGAGGCGTGCTACGAGCTGCGGTCACCCGCGGGCGTCGAGCCGGCGGCGCTCTACGCGCGCGCCTCCACGACGATCGTGCTCGTCGACGCCGCCACGGGGCGCCCGCGGCGGATCACCGAGGACGAGCGCGCCGCCTGGGCGGAGTACGTGGAGGAGCCGGTCGCGTTCAGCCGCCGCGGCTGA
- a CDS encoding DUF6993 domain-containing protein, translating to MIRALLAPVLLAALLLSACTQSPAAPEPTPTAVTDSADPGAAPAAPATPTIAPVDPTGTAEANLPAFEAMAGAVVAADPNAQGRSLVDALVGAGFPKDRMEVTADATPLGNSVDSILVAVRMADACLIGQRAQDGFTAHVEPALSSGRCLVGQTRAIDW from the coding sequence GTGATCCGCGCCCTCCTGGCGCCGGTCCTCCTCGCTGCGCTGCTCCTGTCGGCCTGCACGCAGTCGCCCGCCGCGCCGGAGCCGACCCCGACCGCCGTCACGGACAGCGCCGATCCCGGCGCCGCGCCCGCCGCGCCCGCCACACCCACCATCGCGCCCGTCGACCCGACGGGGACAGCCGAGGCAAACCTGCCCGCATTCGAGGCCATGGCGGGAGCGGTCGTCGCCGCGGATCCCAACGCGCAGGGCCGGTCGCTCGTGGACGCGCTCGTCGGCGCCGGCTTCCCGAAGGACCGCATGGAGGTCACCGCCGACGCGACGCCGCTCGGCAACTCGGTCGACTCGATCCTCGTCGCCGTGCGCATGGCGGACGCCTGCCTCATCGGGCAGCGGGCCCAGGACGGCTTCACCGCGCACGTCGAGCCGGCGCTCTCCTCCGGCCGCTGCCTGGTCGGCCAGACGCGCGCCATCGACTGGTGA
- the ettA gene encoding energy-dependent translational throttle protein EttA, with protein MAEYIYSMVRARKSVGDKLILDDVTMSFIPGAKIGVVGPNGAGKSTILKIMAGLDTPSNGEAKLSPGYSVGILMQEPELDESKTVLENVQEGVGPLKAQVDRYNEIAAAMAEPDADFDTLLAEMGTLQEAIDAADGWELDSQLEQAMDALRTPPGDASVANLSGGEKRRVALCKLLLQKPDLLLLDEPTNHLDAESVLWLEQHLSKYPGAVLAVTHDRYFLDHVAEWIAEVDRGRLYPYEGNYSTYLEKKQERLSVQGKKDAKLSKRLAEELDWVRSNAKGRQAKSKARLARYEEMVTEAERTRKLDFEEIQIPVGPRLGSQVIDAKKLHKQFGERVLIDDLSFTLPRNGIVGVIGPNGVGKTTLFKTIVGFEPLDSGELKVGDTVDISYVDQSRGGIDPEKSLFEVVSDGQDYIQVGKQEVPARAYVSTFGFKGPDQQKKAGILSGGERNRLNLALTLKQGGNLLLLDEPTNDLDVETLGSLENALLEFPGCAVVITHDRWFLDRIATHILSYEGTEEDPANWYWFEGNFEAYEQNKIERLGADAAKPHRSAYRKLTRD; from the coding sequence ATGGCTGAATACATCTACTCGATGGTCCGCGCCCGGAAGTCGGTCGGCGACAAGCTGATCCTCGACGACGTCACCATGTCGTTCATCCCCGGCGCGAAGATCGGCGTCGTCGGCCCGAACGGCGCGGGCAAGTCGACGATCCTCAAGATCATGGCGGGCCTCGACACCCCCAGCAACGGCGAGGCGAAGCTGTCGCCCGGGTACTCGGTCGGCATCCTCATGCAGGAGCCGGAGCTCGACGAGTCGAAGACCGTGCTCGAGAACGTCCAGGAGGGCGTCGGCCCGCTGAAGGCGCAGGTCGACCGCTACAACGAGATCGCCGCGGCCATGGCGGAGCCCGACGCCGACTTCGACACCCTGCTCGCCGAGATGGGCACGCTGCAGGAGGCCATCGACGCCGCCGACGGCTGGGAGCTCGACTCGCAGCTCGAGCAGGCGATGGACGCGCTGCGCACCCCGCCGGGCGACGCCTCGGTCGCGAACCTCTCGGGCGGCGAGAAGCGCCGCGTCGCGCTCTGCAAGCTGCTGCTCCAGAAGCCGGACCTGCTGCTCCTCGACGAGCCCACCAACCACCTCGACGCCGAGAGCGTGCTCTGGCTCGAGCAGCACCTGTCCAAGTACCCGGGCGCCGTCCTCGCCGTGACCCACGACCGGTACTTCCTCGACCACGTGGCCGAGTGGATCGCCGAGGTCGACCGCGGGCGCCTCTACCCCTACGAGGGCAACTACTCGACCTACCTCGAGAAGAAGCAGGAGCGCCTGAGCGTCCAGGGCAAGAAGGACGCCAAGCTCTCCAAGCGCCTCGCCGAGGAGCTCGACTGGGTGCGCAGCAACGCCAAGGGCCGCCAGGCGAAGTCCAAGGCGCGCCTCGCCCGCTACGAGGAGATGGTGACCGAGGCGGAGCGCACGAGGAAGCTGGACTTCGAGGAGATCCAGATCCCCGTCGGCCCGCGGCTCGGCTCGCAGGTCATCGACGCGAAGAAGCTGCACAAGCAGTTCGGCGAGCGGGTCCTCATCGACGACCTCTCCTTCACGCTCCCGCGCAACGGCATCGTCGGCGTCATCGGTCCGAACGGCGTCGGCAAGACCACGCTGTTCAAGACCATCGTCGGCTTCGAGCCGCTCGACTCGGGGGAGCTCAAGGTCGGCGACACCGTCGACATCTCCTACGTCGACCAGAGCCGCGGAGGCATCGACCCGGAGAAGTCGCTGTTCGAGGTCGTCTCGGACGGCCAGGACTACATCCAGGTCGGCAAGCAGGAGGTGCCCGCGCGCGCCTACGTCTCCACGTTCGGCTTCAAGGGCCCCGACCAGCAGAAGAAGGCCGGCATCCTCTCGGGTGGCGAGCGCAACCGCCTGAACCTCGCGCTCACGCTCAAGCAGGGCGGGAACCTGCTGCTGCTCGACGAGCCCACCAACGACCTGGACGTCGAGACGCTCGGCAGCCTCGAGAACGCGCTGCTCGAGTTCCCCGGCTGCGCCGTGGTCATCACCCACGATCGGTGGTTCCTCGACCGGATCGCGACACACATCCTGTCCTACGAGGGCACGGAGGAGGACCCCGCGAACTGGTACTGGTTCGAGGGGAACTTCGAGGCGTACGAGCAGAACAAGATCGAGCGCCTGGGCGCGGACGCCGCGAAGCCGCACCGCTCCGCGTACCGCAAGCTCACCCGGGACTGA